TTCAAAGCCCTGAAGGAAACACCGGGCGCTTTTGCATTTGTACCGGGCAAACCACACCAGTCTGAAGTATACAAACGCATCACTACCGAAGATACTTCCTTGCGCATGCCGCCGGTGAATTCCAACCTGGCACTTACAGAGCATGAAATAGACCTTATTGAAAAATGGATCAAACAGGGAGCGAAATATAAACCGCACTGGGCCTTTGTGGCACCGCAACCGGTAAAACCACCGGTAGTGGATGATGAAAAATGGCCGCGTAACGAAATAGATAAGTTCGTTCTGCAGGGTATGGAAAATGCCGGGTTAAAACCCAACGGGGAAGCTGACAAGGAAAGGCTGTTAAAACGTGCCTGCCTGGATATTATCGGGCTGCCGCCCACGGTTGAGATGATGGACCGTTTCCTGGCGGATAATAGCGCAAATGCCTATGAAAAGATCATAGATACCCTGCTGGCCATGCCACAGTATGGAGAGAAAATGGCCATACACTGGATGGACGTAGCGCGCTTTGCAGATTCCCATGGCTACCAGGATGATAACTACCGCAGCCAATGGCCCTGGCGTGACTGGGTGATCCATGCTTTCAACGAAAATCTTCCCTATAATAAATTCGTGACCTGGCAACTGGCCGGGGACCTCATCCCCGGCGCTACCCGCGAACAATTGCTGGCAACGGGTTATAACCGTAATCATAAGATCACGGAAGAAGGTGGTGTGATCGATGAAGAATACCGGGTGGAATATGTTTCAGACCGTACCAATTCATTCGCCAAATCATTCCTGGGTGTTACCATGGAATGCGCACACTGCCATGACCATAAATATGATCCTTTCTCTCAGCAGGAATACTATCAACTGTATGCCTTCTTCAATAATGTAAAAGAAGTAGGACTGGAATCTACAGTAGGCGGGCCGGAAACATTCGCCAAGAAGCCTTATATGGAAATCTCCAATGAAGAGGTGAAGGGTGTATTGTCCTTTATTAATAAACCGGATACCAACCGCCTGATCGTTTCTGTAATGGGCGACCAGGATACTACCGTGCGTAAAACGTATATCCTCAACCGTGGTGTGTATGATGCGCATGGAACAGAAGTATTTCCCGGCACTCCCAAATCTATTCTTTCCTTTAATAATGCCACGCCTAACCGGCTGGGACTGGCGGACTGGTTATTCAGTCCAAAGAACCCGCTTGCGGCCAGGGTATTTGTAAACCGTATGTGGCAGGAAGTATTCGGCAGAGGTATTGTTAAAACTTCCGGAGACTTTGGTATGCAGGGAGAACTCCCCTCCCATCCTGCCCTGCTGGATTGGCTGGCAGTGGATTTCCGCACACATGGATGGGATATTAAACGCCTGATGAAGCAAATGCTGACCTCTGCTACTTATCGTCAGTCTGCCGTTGTACCGAAAGAAAAATTGCAGAAAGACCCTGATAATGTATGGCTGTCCCGCGCACCACGTTTCCGCTTACCTGCAGAACTGGTAAGAGACCTGGTACTCAGCAGCAGTGGCCTGCTCACAAAAAAGATCGGTGGGCCGAGCGTGAAACCTTATCAGCCGAAAGGGTTGTGGGAACTGGCTACATCGGGCCGGGGGCTGCTGGCAAGGTATCAGCAGGACCATGGTGAAAGCCTCTACCGGAGAGGACTGTATACGTTCATCAAACGTACGGTGCCTCCACCTTCGCTGATGATCTTTGATGGCAGCAACCGCGATCAGTGTGAAATAAAACGTTCCAATACCAATACACCGCTGCAGGCTTTGGTGATGCTGAACGATCCCCAGGTGCTGGAAGCTTCCAGGGTATTGGCAGCTAAACTGATGCAGGAAAAAAGCGATCCGGTGGAAAAAGCATTCCGCCTCATCGTATGCCGCAAACCAAGTGAAAAAGAACTCGCATTACTGCAGGAATATTATAAGGATCAGCAACAGCATTACCAGGGTAAACCTGCAGAAGCTACAAAGATCCTGAACGTGGGTGAATACCCTTTGCCGGAGAAAGCAAACAAACCGGCACTGGCTGCATTGATGCAGGTGGTCACCACTATTTATAACCTGGAAGAAACCCTCTCTAAATCCTGATATATGGACAAAGAATTTTTAGAACACGGGTTGAATATGAATCGCCGGAGATTCCTTTCCCGTTTAAGCCTGGGATTGGGAAGCGTAGCATTGGGCTCGCTGCTGATACCTGATCTGCTGAATGGCGGGGGTGCAGAAGAAATGGGATTCCCTCCCGGCATTCCACACTTTGCGCCGAAAGCAAAAAGAGTGATCTACCTTTTTCAGAACGGCGCACCTTCCCAACTGGAGACCTTTGATTACAAACCTATGCTGCGCCAGATGATGGGGCAGGAATTACCTGCTTCTATCCGCAACGGGCAACGCCTTACTGGTATGACTTCCGGCCAGGCCTCCTTCCCGCTGGTAGGTTCTTTCTATGACTTCAAACAATATGGTCAGTCCAGAGCATGGATCAGCGACCTGTTCCCTTATACAGCCAAAGTGGTGGATGATATCTGTATCATCAAATCCATGTATACGGAAGCCATTAATCACGACCCTGCATTGACCTTCTTCCAAACCGGCGCCCAGCAAGGGAACCGGCCAAGTATGGGAGCATGGCTCAGTTATGGTTTAGGCAGTGAGAACAAAAACCTTCCTGCATTCTGCGTACTACTTTCCAGAGGAAAAGGGAACGGACAGGGTGTATATTCCAAACTCTGGACAAATGGTTTCCTGGATAGTATTCACCAGGGTGTTCAGTTCAGCAGCGGCGAAAGCCCTGTATTATACCTGAACGATCCGGCAGGTATGGATTCCACCGGACGCCGCAAAATGCTGGATAAACTCTCCGAGCTGAACCAGCTTTCCTATGATCAGTTCGGTGACCCAGAGATCAATACCAAGATCCAGCAGTACGAAATGGCTTACCGCATGCAAACGGCAGTGCCGGATATCACGGACCTTTCCAAAGAGCCGGATGATATTATCAAACTGTATGGTCCTAACTGCCTTGTTCCCGGCACCTTTGCTTCCAACTGTCTGCTGGCCCGCAAACTCTCCGAAAACGGGGTACGTTTTGTACAGCTGTATCACCAGGGATGGGATCAGCACGGCAATCTGCCCAATGAAATGGCAGGGCAGGCAAAAGATGTGGACCAGGCTTCTGCAGCACTGATCACTGACCTGAAACAACGTGGCCTCCTGGATGAAACACTGGTGATCTGGGGCGGTGAATTTGGCAGAAGCAATTACAGCCAGGGTAAGTGGACGGCAGATAATTATGGCCGTGATCACCATCCCCGCTGCTTCTCCATCTGGATGGCAGGCGGTGGTGTAAAACCGGGTATCGTATATGGCGAAACGGATGATTTCGGCTATAACGTTACCAAAGATCCTGTGCATGTGCACGACTTCCAGGCTACCGTAATGAACCTCCTTGGCCTTGACCACGAAAAATTGATCTATAAACACCTTGGCCGCCGCTATCGCCTTACAGACGTGGCTGGCAATGTAATCACCAATCTTATTGCATAAAAATGGATAGAAGGAATTTTATACAGGCATCCGCGTTAATAGCCGGTAGTTTTTACATCAGCAAAGATCTGTTCGCAAAAGACAATGGCGCTGTTTATGGCCATAACAACATGCGCTACAGGATGGACAATAAATGGGGCAACCTGGACCCATCCAAATACCCCGTAAAAGATTGCCATGAAATGGTGCAGGATAAAAAAGGACGCATCATCCTGCTTACCAATGAAACAAAGAACAATATCCTCATCTATAACAAATCCGGCAAACTGCTCAACAGCTGGGGCCATGAATTCCCCGGTGCGCATGGCTTAACGCTGGCGCATGATCATCTCTACATAACGGATACGGATAAACACCAGGTGTTTAAAACCACACTGGATGGTAAAATATTACTGACCATTAACTTCCCGGAAGAAAGCGGCGTATACAAAGAAGCAAAAGCTTTTGTACCCACTGAAACCACCGTGGCAGACAATGGCGACTTTTACATTGCAGATGGTTACGGCTCCCAGTACATCCTGCATTATAATGCCGAAGGAAAACTGCAAAGCTTTTTCGGCGGAAGAGGAAAAGAAGATAAACACCTAGATAATGCACACGGCATTTGCATAGACAAACGTAACGGTACTCCTACCCTGCTGGTTACGGACCGTACGCGCAATTGCTTTAAACGCTTCAGCATGGCAGGAGAATTAATAGAAGTGATACCATTGCCAGGTGCATGCGTATGTCGCCCGGTGATCAAAGGAGATCATCTCTATGCCGCAGTATTACGTTCTCCTGATCTTGGTAAAGAAAACAGTGGTTTTGTTACCATCCTGGATAAAAACAACAAAGTAGTTTCCAATATCGGTGGCACTGCACCTGAGTATAAAGATGGTAAACTGCAACCTATGTTGCAGGCAGAAAAGATCTTTGCCAATCCGCATGATGTATGTGTGGATGATGAAGAAAATATTTATGTAGCGCAATGGGCTTCCGGGAAAGTATATCCCTATAAATTCAAACGGGTATAGCATGTTGAAAAGACTGGCCGAAAATCTATTGATCGCTGCAAATATTTTTATCCTTTTCCTCCTGGTGTTTTATCAGCACCTGCATTTACCTGCATGGTTGCAGGTGATAGGCAGAATGCATCCCCTGCTGTTACACTTCCCTATCGTATTACTGATCCTTGCGCTGGTATTGGACCTGCTGACCATACGCAGTGAACAGCTTGCTGCTTCGCTAAGGCCGCTGATCGGTCATCTCTGGCTGGCCGGAGCACTTACGGCTGCCATTACGGTGATCATGGGTTTATTCCTCTCCCGCGAAGAAGGTTACACAGGAGATATGCTGGCCTGGCATAAATGGTCCGGCATCGCTATCGTGTGGTTAGCCTCCCTGTTATACTGGTACCGCTATGTGAGAAAATCCATCATGATAACAGGCAGCGCACTGACATTGGTAAGTTTAGCAGTAGCAGGGCATTTTGGTGCGAATCTCACACATGGAAGTGATTTCCTGCTGGCGCCGGTTACTCCGCAACATTCCAAAGTAACTGTACCTATAGAACAGGCTGTGATCTTTGAGCACCTGGTAAAACCCATCCTTGAGCAAAAATGCCTCAGCTGCCATAATTCTGATAAGGCAAAAGGCGAACTGCTGATGGAAACACCTGCACAGATCCTGAAAGGTGGAAAGAGCGGGCCTTTGTTCATTGCCGGCAACCCCATGGCCAGCCTGATGATAGAACGCATCCATCTGCCGATGGAAGAAAAGAAACACATGCCCCCTACAGGCAAAACACAACTCAGCCTGCAGGAGATAGAAGTACTGCAACACTGGATCCGTTTAGGTGGTGATTTTAGAAAGACGGTAACTTCTCTGAAGAAAGAAGACAGCTTATATATTCTGGCAGCGCAGTTGTTAAAACCTGAAGTATCAGAAGATCAGTTCTCTTTTGCTGCAGCCAGCGAGGCAACTATAAAAAAACTGAGCAATAATTACCGGGTGATCTTTCCTTTATCCAGGAACTCACCTGCACTGATCGTTAACTTCTACAACAAAGAACAATACAGTGCGAAAGCATTGGAAGAACTGCTTCCTTTGAAAACACAGATCGTGGAATTACACCTGCAGAAAATGCCGGTGAAAGATGCAGAACTATCTGTCATCAAACAATTCAGCAATCTGCGGAAGATCAATCTTGATTTCTCTGCCATCACCGGCAGTACACTGCAGGAACTCACAGGACTTAAACACCTGCGTTCACTGGCTATTTCCGGAACCGGCGTCAACCTGCAAAACCTGCAGAAACTAAGGGCCAGCAAAAGCCTGGAAGAAGTGTATTGCTGGAATACGCCGCTTACAGAAAAAGACTGGCAGCAATTAGCTGCAGTAAAAAATATCCGCTTCGAGAAAGGGTATGATAATCGCGGCCAGGAGCCATTGAAACTGAATGCGCCCATGGTCAACAATGATCATGCTATCTTCCTGAGCAAACAAACACTGGCCATTACACATCCTATCAAGGGCGTGGAGATCAGGTATACGCTGGATGGCTCTGAGGTGGACAGTGTGAACTCACCTGTTTATAAAGATTCCATCACAGTAGATTCCAGTTTCACAGTAAAAGCAAAAGCGTATAAAACCGGCTGGTACGGCAGCGATGCTATAGAAGCACGTTTCCTGAAAACTACCTACAAACCGGATAGCTCCGTATTGCTGAAACCTGCTAATGAAAAGTACCAGGGAGAAGGCCCCAAAACATTCTGGGACCTGCAGACGGGCAATTTTGATATCAGCAGCGGCAAATGGCTGGGCTTCCGGTTCACTGAAATGGAGCTGTTAATGTTATTCAAACAGCCCGTGAACGTGCAGCAGATCACACTGAATACCATGCGCAATACACGTGCATATATCTTCCCGCCAACCAAGGTGGAAATATGGGGTGGTCCGGAGCCTTCTAAAATGCGTTTACTGAAGAAAGTGCAACCCACGATACCGGGTAAAGATGATCCGAATATGATGTCGGGCATCAAATGCGAATTCCCCGCACAGGAAGTAAGCTGCATCAGGATCGTAGCGGTGCCTTTAGCAAAACTGCCCCAGTGGCATGATGGCAAAGGCAAACCAGCCTGGATATTTATAGATGAAATATTGGTGAACTGATTAAAAAAAGGTGCAGTAGGTAACTGCACCTTTTTCATTTATCTGAAGTTCCAGCGAACACCTGCGTTCAGGAATACATTGGTAGAAAGCTGATGAGAGGGGTTATTCTTAAATATGCCGGAAATACTTTTATCACTATAGTCAAAAGATCTGAGCGGCATGATACCTCCGCCATAGAAGAGGTCCAGCTTTTTCAAATGCCAGGTGTGCTCAAGCCCAAGAGGCAACTGGATAAAACTCATCAGCCGTTTCCCTTCCGGCATATTCTCCACATCATAGACGCCAAATTTAGGACGGAAGTATAAGGTAAGATCTGTTTGCTGACTGAGCAGGTAAGTAGCACTGATATTTTCAGGCAGGGTAACATTCACCTTCAGTTTATTGCCGGTCTGCCATTGGAAGAACAGGCCGGGTAATATAAGCGGTACGCCTGTTGCATTGGTTATACCAGCACCGAAACCATAAGCGTATTTGGGTTTGCGTTTGATGAACATGGCCACACCATTGATAAACACATCATTGCCGTTTATTTTTTCCATATCTGTGTAAAGGCCTACGGACACGGCACTATATAAGCCCCAGTTATTCTTCAGGCTGCGGAAATGCTGAATACCGGCATCTATTTCCAGCAACTCGCCCGGTATTACTTTTTGCTCATACCCTTTGTTGTTCATTTGTGTATAAGATCCGTTCACCGTAATTCCCCAGGAGCGGATATTTCCCGAGGCCAGGTCTCCTTTATTCGCCAGCAGGAAATTACCGTTAAAACGAACGCGCTGCTGGGAGGAAGAGGCTTTCGTTTTTTCATATTTCTCTTCGCCTATCGGTTTCCTGTATTTGGAAGCAGGCAGATAATCAACGTTTACAGTGATACCGGAAGGTGGTAACTGGGCAAATGTCCGCTGGCTGATGCATAGGAATAGCAGCAGAAAGCTTATGGCAAAACTTTTTGGCATAAAGGTTCAATGTTTTGAGTGTGTATATTATCTAGACCTGTAAAACATTGAACACCCCTATGCCTAACCCGGAAAACTCACTTTTCCCATGGATACATTCGGAATACCATTCCTTCCTTTTCCGAAATTAATAGCTCCTCCGCATACCGCCTCATTGGCCAGTACTGCAAACAATACCGCTTCTTTCGCATCCGGGTTGATGTGTAATTCCTTTGTGCTTTTAAAGGTGCAGCCAGGGAGTAATTCCGTGATGTTTTTCATCAACAGTGGATTGTGCATACCACCACCGCTTACATAAAAATGAAAACCGCTGCCGTCCTTTGTAACTGCTTTGATGGCTTCCGTGATGGTTTCTGCAGAAAAACGGTTAAGGGTGGCCATGGTATCTTCGATGCTGATGCCTGTTGCACCTGATCTTTCAATGGCTTTATCGAGATAAGCGATGTTGAACAATTCCGGGCCAGTAGTTTTCGGGAAGGGTTGCTGGAAGAAAGGGTGATCTTTCAGTGCATTAAGTAATGCGGGGTGCACTGTTCCTTTGGAAGCAATGGCGGAATTTTCATCGAAGTATTGCCCTGGGTAATGTTTTTGGGTGAAGGCATCCATCAGCGTATTACCGGAACCGGTATCACTGCAGAACACTTCATCTGCATTGAGGTTACCCGGCAGATAGGTGAAATTGGCAATACCGCCAATATTCAGCATAATGCGGTTTTCGTTTTTCTTTGAAAAGATGAGGAAATCGCCATAAGCTGCAAGCGGCGCTCCTTCCCCTCCTGCCGCTACATGTTTCTGCCGGAAATCGCTGAGGGTGATAATGCCGGTTTCTACGGCCATATGGTCGCCATCCCCGATCTGCAGGGTAGCATTGCTGAATTTTGCATGTTTATGCAGGGATTTGGGGGCATGGAAGATGGTTTGCCCGTGACTGGCGACCAGGTCCACTTCTGCGGGTTTTTTACCCCATTTCTGCAGGCATTGCAGGATTATGCCTGCATGTTGTTGCGCTACCCAGCCGTTCAGGAGGCAAACTTTCTCCAGGTCCACATTCCTTTTGGAGAACACACTGCTGATCTCCCCTTTGTACTCTTCCCCGTAAGGCACTGTTTCAAATGCCACCAGTTCTATCCGGGAATCCATGCCGGTACCGGAAAAGCGGCAAAGGGCCACATCCAGCCCGTCCACGGAAGTACCGGACATTAAGCCGATAATCAAACGCTCCGCTTTCCCAGAGATCTCATAAAGACGTGAAATGTTCGTATTCATCAGTATTTGTTTACACAGGCCATCCTGCTGGTTTTTACGGGTATTTCAGTAAATATATGCATCTTTTTGCGGTTTTATCAGAATTATTGCAGTAAATTGCTGGAGACCAAAATCATTCACGCCATGCTTAAAAGGGAACGTCAGTCATTTATCCTTCGCCAGGTGAATCTCCACAATAAGGTATTGTCGGTAGACCTGTGCCAGGAAATGGACGTTTCAGAGGATACCATCCGCAGGGACCTGAATGAAATGGCCAAACAGGATAAACTGATCAAGGTACATGGTGGAGCGCTCTCCAAATCATTCCACTTATCCATTGCTTCAGACCACGTATATGCATTAGACAGTAAAAAAATTATTGCCATGAAAGCATGCCGCCTGATCAAGGACGGTATGTTTGTACTCACTACCGGCGGTACCACCATCATAGAACTGGCCAAGGCGCTGCCGCCTGAGCTATCTGCTACTTTCATCACCGTTAGTTTACCCGCAGCTTATGAATATATCCACCATCCGAACATAGAAGTGATCTTCATTGGAGACAGGATCTCCAAGAACTCACAGATCTCCATCGGTGGCGGCGTAGTTTCCAAATTAAACGGCATCAAAGCAGACCTCTGCTTCCTGGGTACCAATTCCATTGATCTCAAACATGGCATCACGGATAACGACTGGGAAGTAGTGGAAGTAAAAAAGGCCATGATCGAGGCTTCAGACAGGGTCATTTCTCTTTCTATCACAGAGAAACTTAACACTACACAACGCATCAAAGTATGCGATCTTTCGAAGCTTACGACACTTATTACAGAAGTGGATCCGCAGGATCAGATTTTAAAACCATATCGGGAAGCCGGCATAGAGATTTTATAGTTCACTTAATGTTCGGGATTTTATCCAACCAATTACAATTAATACTTTAAAAGAAGGATTATGAAAAAAAGGCTATGGTTATGGCGGAGCAATTGGAAATTTGCTTCAATTGCCCTGTCGTTGCAACTTGTGTCGCTTCTCGCCCTGGCACAGGTTCGCATCTCCGGAAAAGTAACCGGAGCAGATGGAAAGGGGATTCCATCTATAGCAGTTCAGATTCGTAACACAACCTCTGGTGCTTACACAGATGGGAATGGCGCTTACTCCATCAACGCCAATCTGAAGGATGGCAGTTATACACTTGCTTTTACGGGTGTAGGTTTGAAGCCGCAGGAAAAAACATTCCAGGTAGGCGCTACCAAAACATTTTCTTTTGATGTGCAATTACAGGAGGATGTGTTGGGATTGAATGAAGTGATTGTTACGGGTACAAGTGTGGCTACTTCCAAAAAGAAGCTGGGCAATGCCGTATCTACCGTTTCTGCAAAGGACATTCAATACAGTGCTGCTACTGGTATTGATGGTGCTTTGCAGGGAAAGGTAGCGGGCGCACAGATCACACAGAACTCCGGTAACCCGGCGGGTGGTATCAGTGTACGTTTAAGAGGTCCAAGTACCATCGTAGGTTCTTCTGATCCGCTTTACATTGTGGATGGTGTGATCGTGAACAATGATTCCAAACAACTGATAGACCTCGGCGGATATGCACAGAACCGCCTGGTGGACATCAACCCCGCAGATATCGAAAGGATAGAAGTGATCAAAGGGGCCGCGGCTGCTGCGATCTATGGGTCCCGCGCAAATAACGGGGTGGTACAGATCTTCACTAAAAGAGGGAAAAGCGGTAAACCACAGGTATCTTTCTCCACGCAGTTTAAAACAAACAGCATCCGCAAGAAACTGGAATACAATGAATATCCTTTCCGCTTCAACAACACGGATGTGAACGACAAAGGCCAGACTGCGGTAACCCGTTATGATTACCAGGATAAGATCTTCAGCACGGGTATCGGCACGGATAATACCTTATCTGTTTCCGGTGGTACAGAAGATACCAAATACTATATTGCAGCATCCACCTTGTATAATGAAGGGATCATCAAAAACACCAATTTCAACAGAAACGGACTGCGGGTGAATATTTCGCAAAAGCTGAATAAAATACTTACGCTTTCTGCAGGTGCCAATTATACGTTGAGCAATAGCCGGGAAATACCCAATGGTGGTATTAACGAAGCATATGGTGCACTTACAGGTTTTATATTCAGCAATAACTTTATCAATCCTGATCAGGACCCTATTACCGGTCTTTATCCTTCTACAGCTCCTGTGGCTATTCTCCGCCGTACCAACCCGCTTGAAGCGATCAATCGTTTTGATTTCCGTCAGAAGGTGAACCGTTTTATCGGGAACGTACAACTGAATGCAAAACCAGTTGAGGGGCTGAATGTTGATCTTATTTTTGGATTGGATAATTACACACAAAATGCTACCGGTTATATTCCACCCAAAAATACCACCCCCAGTTATGACGGAGGTTTATCAAGAAGAGCGGATGCAACGGTATTACAAACCAATACTGACCTCAACGTCAGTTATCGCAAGAAGGTGAACAGCTGGCTGGAATCTACTACCGGACTGGGTGGTACCATGCAGTATGACAGGACTTACCTGATCGGTGGTACAGCACAGCAGCTGGGTGCATTTGGCCAGACGTTGAATAACGGTACTATAGTAGCTACAGAGTCCCGTGCAGAGAGGACCATTTATGGAGGATTCCTGCAACAGACATTCGGTTTCTTTGACAAGATATACATCACGGGTGCTGCGAGAACGGATGCATCGTCTGTATATGGTAAAGATAACCGCTGGCAGTTCTTCCCCAAACTAAGTGGCTCCTATCTTATTTCTGAAGAGGATTTCTGGCGGGATTCCAAACTGGCAGACATCATCCCTTCTTTCAAATTACGTGCGGCATGGGGGCAATCGGGTAACCTTAC
This DNA window, taken from Chitinophaga niabensis, encodes the following:
- a CDS encoding SusC/RagA family TonB-linked outer membrane protein, which produces MKKRLWLWRSNWKFASIALSLQLVSLLALAQVRISGKVTGADGKGIPSIAVQIRNTTSGAYTDGNGAYSINANLKDGSYTLAFTGVGLKPQEKTFQVGATKTFSFDVQLQEDVLGLNEVIVTGTSVATSKKKLGNAVSTVSAKDIQYSAATGIDGALQGKVAGAQITQNSGNPAGGISVRLRGPSTIVGSSDPLYIVDGVIVNNDSKQLIDLGGYAQNRLVDINPADIERIEVIKGAAAAAIYGSRANNGVVQIFTKRGKSGKPQVSFSTQFKTNSIRKKLEYNEYPFRFNNTDVNDKGQTAVTRYDYQDKIFSTGIGTDNTLSVSGGTEDTKYYIAASTLYNEGIIKNTNFNRNGLRVNISQKLNKILTLSAGANYTLSNSREIPNGGINEAYGALTGFIFSNNFINPDQDPITGLYPSTAPVAILRRTNPLEAINRFDFRQKVNRFIGNVQLNAKPVEGLNVDLIFGLDNYTQNATGYIPPKNTTPSYDGGLSRRADATVLQTNTDLNVSYRKKVNSWLESTTGLGGTMQYDRTYLIGGTAQQLGAFGQTLNNGTIVATESRAERTIYGGFLQQTFGFFDKIYITGAARTDASSVYGKDNRWQFFPKLSGSYLISEEDFWRDSKLADIIPSFKLRAAWGQSGNLTAIGVFDRFTNYSPVIYGGSAGSVSPAQLGNPLIKPERQTELELGTDISMFKDRLSLEFTYFNKDVKDLILNRTLAPSTGFNNRFLNIGTMTNKGFEIMIKGVPVQTKNLNWVSTFSYTNNKNVINGVEGNGVLPFAGGFGQVAAVNGYSLGAFYATFFARNPDGSLLLTPGGLPQRERGVQKSNGTYTVGRDANGQPSGVILSKVIGNPNPKHVLSWINEVNYKKFTFRMQWDGMLGFDVFNFTRRLGDNANYGGLKGYESELKGEVAKGTSAALFSIFENWIEKGGFVKLRELSAAYMITPKAGRFRDIRVTLSGRNLLSIDNYSGYDPEVNAAGQDNAVRGFDFVEVPLPRTFQLGLNVNF